In one window of Arachis ipaensis cultivar K30076 chromosome B06, Araip1.1, whole genome shotgun sequence DNA:
- the LOC107647065 gene encoding uncharacterized protein LOC107647065, giving the protein MNFVLLADELYKKGLDGSLSRCLSHSDKNIALGKFIEIKNFTASRNINMVTSTPYYAQANGQVEAANKILINLIKKQIVLPLEINLNTLRILKQDKLSVDDYWNAIYDELNDLDSEHLLALENMIQQKESVARNYNRRIKEKCFNMGELVLKVVLPMKKKSTFLGK; this is encoded by the exons ATGAACTTCGTGTTATTGGCTGATGAATTATATAAGAAAGGTCTCGATGGAAGTCTTTCTAGGTGTTTAAGTCATTCAGACAAAAATATTGCTTTGGGGAAGTTCATTGAG ATTAAGAATTTTACAGCTTCAAGAAACATTAATATGGTTACTTCAACTCCATATTATGCACAAGCTAATGGGCAAGTTGAGGCAGCAAATAAAATATTGATCAATTTGATTAAAAAACAAATTG TTTTGCCACTAGAGATTAATCTCAATACATTAAGAATATTGAAACAAGATAAGTTGTCAGTCGATGACTATTGGAATGCAATATATGATGAATTGAATGATTTGGATTCAGAACATTTGTTGGCACTTGAAAATATGATTCAGCAAAAAGAAAGTGTTGCTCGAAATTATAATCGTCGAATAAAAGAGAAGTGTTTCAATATGGGTGAATTGGTTTTAAAAGTTGTATTGCCAATGAAAAAGAAGTCAACATTTCTTGGCAAATGA